The following proteins are co-located in the Cryptococcus neoformans var. neoformans B-3501A chromosome 12, whole genome shotgun sequence genome:
- a CDS encoding hypothetical protein (Match to ESTs gb|CF191634.1|CF191634, gb|CF191794.1|CF191794; HMMPfam hit to ADH_zinc_N, Zinc-binding dehydrogenase, score: 252.9, E(): 5.6e-73), with the protein MTIAITSIPASKYRAHYDPTKVLQHPEFQTLAEDAPELSDPDLNIACAYNPSHEIHMIKKPRFEPGPGEVTIHVRATGICGSDVHFWKHGHIGPTMIVTDECGAGHESAGEIVAIGEGVTQWQVGDRVAIEAGVPCGLASCEPCRTGRYNACPADVFFSTPPYHGTLTRYHNHPAAWCHRLADNMSYEEGSLCEPLTVALAGIDRAGVRLGDPIVICGAGPIGLVTLLAAHAAGCTPIVITDLFASRLEFAKKLLPTVKTVLIEKTAKPEEVAKQIKDVAGMQLSIALDCTGVESSIRSAIFSVKFGGKVFVIGVGPSEQSYPFGYCSAREIDLQFQYRYNNQYPKAIRLISGGLVDLKPLVTHRFTLKEAVKAFHVAADPSQGAIKVQIHD; encoded by the exons ATGACCATCGCTATCACATCCATCCCTGCCTCCAAATACCGCGCCCACTACGACCCTACAAAGGTCCTTCAGCATCCCGAGTTCCAAACGCTTGCCGAAGATGCCCCCGAGCTTTCCGACCCCGATCTCAACATCGCCTGCGCTTACAATCCATCTCATGAGATCCACATGATCAAGAAGCCTCGATTCGAGCCCGGTCCTGGTGAAGTGACAATCCATGTTCGCGCCACAGGTATCTGCGG TTCTGATGTTCACTTCTGGAAGCATGGCCACATTGGGCCTACTATGATTGTCACAGACGAATGCGGAGCAGGTCATGAATCGGCAGGCGAAATCGTTGCCATTGGAGAAGGCGTTACACAGTGGCAGGTCGGTGACCGGGTAGCTATCGAAGCTGGTGTTCCATGTGGACTTGCTTCATGTGAACCTTGTCGTACAGGTCGCTACAACGCTT GTCCGGCcgacgtcttcttctctacTCCTCCTTACCACGGTACACTCACTCGATACCACAACCATCCCGCTGCCTGGTGCCACCGTCTGGCCGATAACATGTCTTATGAAGAGGGATCCTTGTGTGAACCCCTTACAGTGGCGTTGGCCGGTATTGACAGGGCTGGTGTGAGACTGGGAGACCCTATCGTTATCTG CGGAGCGGGTCCTATAGGGCTAGTCACTCTTCTTGCTGCCCACGCTGCAGGTTGTACCCCCATTGTGATTACCGACCTCTTCGCATCCCGACTGGAGTTCGCCAAGAAGCTTCTCCCAACTGTCAAGACTGTACTGATTGAGAAGACTGCAAAACCCGAGGAGGTTGCGAAGCAGATCAAAGATGTGGCGGGCATGCAGCTTTCCATTGCACTTGACTGTACCGGGGTGGAGAGCAGTATCAGATCTGCTATCTTC TCTGTCAAATTTGGAGGCAAGGTCTTTGTCATCGGTGTTGGTCCTTCAGAGCAAAGT TACCCATTTGGCTACTGCAGTGCCCGCGAGATTGATCTTCAGTTCCAGTACAGATACAACAATCAA TACCCGAAAGCAATTCGACTCATCTCTGGTGGGCTTGTTGACCTGAAACCACTTGTCACCCACCGTTTTACTTTGAAAgaggctgtcaaggcttTCCATGTGGCCGCTGATCCCTCTCAAGGAGCTATCAAAGTTCAGATCCATGATTGA
- a CDS encoding hypothetical protein (Match to EST gb|CF191661.1|CF191661), which yields MGFGPIHCGSFLLLSAAVLLLVATISAPVIDHISFLDITTGSSKATFGVFGYCSNIIGSDTCSQRQIGYDIADVTGNLTDYTYVNNSLENVTKAFILHPIACGIAFLSFLIALCSDRLGFLFAAFIALLAFIVSLVAMIIDFVVFGLVKHEINKNTSADADFAAAIWLVLAATIILFFSTFVVCFSCCTNRRRVRDREYQAGPMSEKRWWHRA from the exons ATGGGTTTTGGTCCAATCCACTGCGGGTCATTTTTGCTGTTATCAGCGGCTGTGCTCTTACTAGTTGCAACCA TTTCTGCACCCGTCATAGACCATATATCCTTCCTTGATATCACGACAGGATCATCAAAAGCAACATTTGGTGTCTTTGGATATTGCTCAAATATCATT GGCTCAGATACATGTAGTCAAAGACAAATCGGCTATGATATCGCCGATGTGACTGGTAACCTCACTGATTATACCTATGTCAACAACTCTCTTGAAAATGTTACGAAAGCCTTCATCCTTCACCCCATTGCATGTGGTATCGCCTTCCtatctttcctcatcgctCTCTGCTCAGATCGTCTCGGTTTCCTGTTCGCCGCTTTTATTGCTCTCTTGGCATTCATCGTCTCCCTCGTCGCGATGATCATCGACTTTGTTGTCTTTGGACTTGTCAAGCATGAAATCAATAAGAATACCAGTGCGGACGCAGACTTCGCAGCCGCTATCTGGTTGGTGTTGGCAGCCACGATcatcttgttcttctcaaCATTTGTGGTGTGCTTCTCTTGCTGCACTaacaggaggagggtgcGGGATAGGGAGTATCAGGCGGGGCCAATGAGTGAAAAGAGGTGGTGGCATCGGGCGTAA
- a CDS encoding hypothetical protein (Match to EST gb|CF187857.1|CF187857) translates to MRSAEGICIFELQECNFGSAMMILLLAPLTWIFIPFQRPNLRTLIFTYLIPLIPFILVLDGLISVYRTRSPSHILHLANLANLSLALEGEDKVLGDMDWKWEHGAERHTWPFGQLVWVVGRRDWSENNGNVTETETEEDSHSEAEHGT, encoded by the exons ATGAGAAGTGCTGAAGGAATATG TATATTCGAGCTTCAAGAATGTAACTTTGGAAGCGCTATGATGATTCTGTTGCTGGCACCTTTAACATGGATCTTTATTCCCTTTCAACGTCCCAATCTCA GAactctcatcttcacctaCCTCATCCCTCTCATTCCTTTtatcctcgtcctcgacGGTCTGATATCCGTCTATCGCACACGGTCGCCATCCCATATCCTGCACCTCGCCAACCTGGCCAACTTGAGCCTTGCattggaaggtgaagataAAGTGCTTGGGGATATGGATTGGAAATGGGAACATGGTGCTGAAAGACATACATGGCCATTTGGCCAGCTTGTGTGGGTAgttgggaggagagatTGGAGTGAGAATAATGGGAATGTGACGGAGACGGAGACCGAAGAAGATTCCCACTCGGAAGCCGAACATGGGACATAG
- a CDS encoding hypothetical protein (Match to EST gb|CF188900.1|CF188900; HMMPfam hit to Malate_synthase, Malate synthase, score: 1001.3, E(): 2.8e-298), translating into MSLPQGIYLTAPIPKGGEHILSTEALEFLALLHRTFNKRRLELLKNREKVQAELDQGKPLSFLPETREIRENLAWNCAPPGPGLEDRRVEITGPTDRKMVINALNSGAKTFMADFEDSNSPTWSNMVLGQVNLYDAIRRQIDFEINGKAYKLSEKPAVLLVRPRGWHLPEPRLIIDGTPMSGSLFDFGLYFFHNARELISRGSGPYFYLPKMEHHLEARLWNDAFCLATSHLGVQQGVIRATVLIETLPAAFQMEEILYELKEHSAGLNCGRWDYIFSFIKKQRAHKNCVFPDRSDVTMTVPFMDAYVRLLIQTCHKRKVAAMGGMSAQIPIKNDPAANERAMSKVRADKLREVTAGHDGTWVAHPALISIALEIFNQHMPGPNQYHIRREDVTVTDKQIADPSVPGKITEQGLRDNVSAALSYCAAWISGNGCVPINHLMEDAATAEIARVQLWQWCKYGSKTDSGKDINPSYVQTILSEEASKVSKLPGIDPSHVKIASEYMAQQVKAQWPSDFLTSDLLGYLEGVGTKGGAKASL; encoded by the exons ATGTCTCTCCCTCAAGGCATCTACCTCACTGCTCCCATCCCCAAGGGCGGAGAGCACATCCTCTCTACCGAAGCTCTCGAGTTTCTCGCCTTGCTCCACAGGACATTCAACAAACGAAGGTTGGAGTTGTTAAAAAACCGTGAAAAGGTACAGGCCGAGCTGGACCAAGGCAAgcccctctccttcctcccagaGACCAGGGAGATTAGGGAGAACCTTGCTTGGAACTGTGCCCCTCCCGGTCCAGGACTTGAAGACCGTCG AGTTGAGATCACTGGCCCAACTGACAGGAAGATGGTCATCAACGCTTTGAACTCTGGTGCCAAAACTTTTATGGCCGACTTTGAGG ACTCCAATTCTCCTACCTGGTCAAACATGGTTCTCGGACAGGTCAACCTTTACGATGCTATCCG ACGACAAATTGACTTTGAAATCAATGGCAAGGCTTACAAGCTCTCCGAGAAGCCGGCTGTGCTTTTGGTCCG ACCTCGAGGATGGCACCTCCCCGAACCCCGTTTGATTATCGACGGTACTCCCATGTCCGGCTCCCTCTTCGACTTTGGTCTCTACTTTTTCCACAACGCCCGCGAACTCATCTCTCGAGGTTCTGGACCTTATTTCTACCTCCCCAAGATGGAGCACCACCTCGAAGCGCGTCTTTGGAACGATGCCTTCTGCCTTGCAACAAGTCATTTAGGTGTGCAGCAGGGTGTAATTAGGGCAACTGTTTTAATCGAGACTTTACCTGCGGCGTTccaaatggaagagatttTGTATGAGTTGAAGGAACACTCTGCGGGTTTGAACTGTGGGCGATGGGATTATATCTTCAGTTT CATCAAGAAGCAACGTGCCCACAAGAACTGTGTCTTCCCTGACCGATCTGACGTTACCATGACCGTCCCCTTCATGGACGCCTACGTCCGCCTCCTCATCCAAACTTGTCATAA GCGAAAGGTCGCCGCCATGGGAGGCATGTCTGCCCAGATTCCTATCAAGAACGATCCCGCTGCCAATGAGCGTGCCATGTCCAAAGTTCGCGCCGATAAGCTCCGTGAAGTCACTGCGGGCCATGATGGCACATGGGTGGCTCACCCCGcgctcatctccatcgccCTTGAGATCTTTAACCAACACATGCCCGGTCCTAACCAGTACCACATCCGCCGCGAAGACGTTACTGTCACAGACAAGCAGATTGCCGACCCCTCTGTCCCTGGGAAGATTACAGAACAAGGGTTGAGGGATAATGTGAGCGCGGCTTTGTCGTATTGTGCGGCGTGGATTAGTGGGAATGGCTGTGTGCCGATTAATCATTTGATGGAGGACGCTGCGACGGCGGAGATTGCGAGGGTGCAGCTTTGGCAGTGGTGCAAGTATGGCTCCAAGACT GACTCCGGCAAAGACATCAATCCTTCTTACGTCCAAACTATTCTCTCTGAAGAAGCATCCAAAGTCTCAAAACTGCCTGGTATTGATCCATCACACGTCAAGATTGCGTCCGAGTACATGGCCCAGCAGGTCAAGGCCCAGTGGCCGAGTGATTTCTTGACAAGTGATTTGTTGGGGTACCTTGAAGGTGTCGGTACCAAGGGGGGCGCCAAGGCTAGCCTTTAA
- a CDS encoding hypothetical protein (Match to EST gb|CF190036.1|CF190036; HMMPfam hit to efhand, EF hand, score: 101.5, E(): 2e-27), protein MSHYTKPKSRRPATLPLPHSHATTSNSRSLTEDQRGEIKEAFELFDVDKDGAIDYHELKVAMRALGFDVKKGEVMKLLKEHGGEDGLMDFLAFERIMTEKILARNPEHELRRAFELFDDDRTGKISLKNLRRVARELGETLGEEELQAMIDEFDLDQDGEINLEEFLAIMLDGE, encoded by the exons ATGTCGCACTACACCAAACCCAAATCCAGGCGTCCCGCTACCCTCCCTTTACCCCACTCACACGCTACCACATCCAATTCCCGCTCACTGACCGAAGACCAACGCGGGGAAATCAAGGAGGCTTTCGAACTTTTCGACGTGGACAAGGACGGGGCTATCGATTACCATGAATTGAAAGTCGCTATGCGTGCTTTGGGATTCGATgtgaagaaaggggaggTCATGAAATTGTTGAAGGAACATGGGGGGGAAGATGGGTTGATGGATTTTTTGGCGTTTGAGAGGATTA TGACAGAAAAGATCCTCGCTCGAAATCCGGAGCATGAGCTCAGACGAGCGTTTGAACTGTTTGACGACGACAGAACCGGAAAAATCTCGCTCAAGAACCTAAGAAGAGTAGCACGAGAGCTGGGCGAGACTCtcggtgaagaagagct GCAAGCAATGATAGACGAATTTGACCTTGATCAGGATGGGGAGATCAACTTGGAAGAGTTCCTCGCTATCATGCTGGATGGTGAATGA
- a CDS encoding hypothetical protein (Match to ESTs gb|CF189295.1|CF189295, gb|CF189294.1|CF189294; HMMPfam hit to Glutaminyl_cycl, Glutaminyl cyclase, score: 263.7, E(): 3e-76), with the protein MILLLFCLYPLLVLSVSAHQSRSYNPLSTSQLKRLIQLDPPQFSSVTDGHLGKLLIPRPSGSENNTLVQNYISSVFSKLGWHEEKTPFTSATPIGDIDFTNLVYTFDPDAPRKLVLAAHFDSKWYPDYPANQFIGATDSAAPCAILLSIAEFLTPFLNSRQSRISSGQPFLRDGFDEEEEAETTIQIIFFDGEEAFHDWTDMDSIYGARYLAEEWSETYLPPAHPLTRRRMHPHPTMLDTIDHLVLFDLLGNKHSSIRSFFRETDWLFDRMANGDERLREEGLVEVEKGEDGWFRTERGRKGMVGDDHVPFLNRGVSVLHVISVPFPSVWHTIADDTAALSLPAIRRWNRILRVFVCEYLSLFPEDMDMSLDRSIDMDMGSAANEATASTISTPKARSQDEL; encoded by the exons ATGATCCTGCTCCTATTCTGTCTCTATcccctcctcgtcctctccGTATCCGCCCATCAGTCCCGCTCCTACAACCCTCTTTCCACTTCACAGCTCAAGCGATTAATCCAGCTCGATCCGCCCCAGTTCTCCAGTGTTACAGATGGTCATCTTGGTAAACTGCTTATCCCAAGGCCAT CTGGATCGGAAAACAA CACTTTGGTACAAAATTACATCTCTTCGGTCTTTTCTAAACTCGGCTGgcatgaagaaaag ACGCCCTTTACGTCTGCTACCCCCATAGGCGACATTGATTTCACAAATCTCGTCTATACGTTTGACCCAGACGCACCGAGAAAACTAGTCCTTGCGGCCCACTTTGATTCAAAGTGGTATCCAGACTATCCCGCGAATCAG tTTATCGGGGCTACAGACTCAGCTGCTCCCTGCGCCATCCTGCTATCTATCGCAGAATTCCTTACACCCTTTCTCAACTCTCGGCAATCTCGTATATCGTCTGGTCAACCTTTTTTGCGGGATGGAttcgatgaagaagaagaggctgaaaCGACAATACAAATTATCTTTTTtgatggcgaagaagctTTCCACGATTGGACGGATATGGATTCCATCTACGGTGCACGATACTTAGCAGAAGAATGGTCTGAAACGTATCTCCCTCCTGCCCATCCGCTTACTCGTCGTCGTATGCACCCGCACCCTACAATGCTCGACACGATCGATCACCTTGTATTATTTGACTTGCTCGGGAACAAACATTCCTCTATAAGGAGTTTCTTTAGGGAAACGGATTGGTTGTTTGATCGTATGGCGAATGGCGATGAAAGGCtaagagaagaagggctggtagaggttgagaagggagaggatgggtgGTTTAGAACtgagagagggaggaaaggaatGGTGGGAGATGATCATGTCCCT TTTTTAAATAGGGGTGTTAGTGTACTACACGTCATTTCGGTGCCCTTTCCTAGTGTATGGCATACCATCGCT GATGATACGGCAGCCTTATCACTACCCGCCATCAGACGATGGAATAGAATACTTAGAGTCTTTGTGTGTGAATACCTTTCTTTATTCCCCGAAGACATGGACATGAGTTTGGACAGGAGTATAGATATGGATATGGGCAGTGCCGCGAATGAGGCGACAGCATCGACGATATCAACACCAAAAGCGAGATCGCAAGACGAATTA TAG
- a CDS encoding hypothetical protein (Match to ESTs gb|CF191932.1|CF191932, gb|CF187749.1|CF187749, gb|CF187748.1|CF187748; HMMPfam hit to UCH, Ubiquitin carboxyl-terminal hydrolase, score: 274.9, E(): 1.3e-79) yields the protein MQQPANDVQDIILDESPAPMEVDDIPNVHDYEAYAAKCMPDLGLEIEDFQYQTWRIEHWSQQPKRIVGPEFSCGGHKWRILLFPQGNANGQPNDMVSVYLDYANPKTAPEGWHACAQFCLAISNPWDPTIQTSSHAHHRFVAEECDWGFTRFVDLRKLYTADPANGKNRPTIENDEVEITAFVRVLKDPTGVLWHNFVNYDSKKETGHVGLKNQGATCYMNSLLQSLFCTNYFRKAVYQIPTEDDIPSESLALALQRVFYHLQTSNQPVGTTELTKSFGWKSLDSFMQHDVQEFSRILQDKLEIKMKGTPAEGAIPKLFKGQMKNYIKCIDVDFESSVIEDFYDIQLTIKGLKDLRASFKEYVSVETLDGENKYQAEGHGLQAARKGVIFKSFPPVLHLQLRRFEYDVEKDALVKINDRHEFPFEIDLGEFLDESADRAQSHVYKLHGVLVHSGDLHGGHYFALIKPEKDGRWYKFDDDRVTPVTDKEVLEDNYGGDMLNGLVPPHQRTQARTLKKFTNAYMLVYIRETELDTVLAPFTESDTPPHLKARLDHEREQLEAKKREKDEQHLYLTAKVITDEIFSQHQGFDLASFEDKNIPATDLPTFRVLKNESYPTFKSRIASHFKIPERDFRLWVLVNRQNKTTRPDVPIHENDNTQTMENIRNSMAARASDLKLYLDYNPDHARFNELHAEGKEPPIMIFLKWFDCSRQTLLGQGKVFVDKYQKVSDLLGIIQERMGWPSSTPIKLYEEIKAGMIEGMKLKQSFIQNEIQDGDIICYQVELPEKEIADLEAQSLYSSVPQFYDFLQNRILVHFKPRYEDRAASVPEFDLMLSKKMTYDVMAHRVGEFLKHDPLKLRFTSAHNQNGAPKAIVKRSLNQSVADITQTSYYNQHAHICIYYELLDISIIELETKKSLKVVWTGRHNKEEATHSFLLPKTCTFNDVADNMLKLVKLEPNGSGKIRIFDVSPSGRSPREHTGSEMIGNLPESAELYAEEIPVEELQAGEGTKIVNVFHYSRDPSRTHGVPCKFVLHEGEPFSETKARLQERIGVPEKEFAKYKFSLVTSTVFKQPSIVEENDIIYDHKWAPDDALGLDHIDRRPNKANVEKGIVMR from the exons ATG CAGCAACCCGCAAATGATGTGCAGGACATTATTCTAGACGAAAGTCCGGCTCCAATGGAAGTCGATGACATCCCAAATGTTCATGACT ATGAAGCGTATGCCGCCAAGTGCATGCCAGATCTAGGCTTAGAAATTGAAGATTTCCAGTACCAAACATGGCGAATTGAGCACTGGAGTCAACAGCCGAAAAGAATAGTTGGACCAGAGTTCAGTTGTGGTGGGCACAAGTG GCGCATTTTGTTGTTTCCGCAAGGAAACGCGAACGGACAGCCCAACGACATGGTCTCCGTCTACTTGGATTACGCGAACCCAAAGACAGCTCCTGAAGGATGGCATGCGTGTGCACAATTCTGCCTGGCCATTTCGAATCCATGGGATCCCACGATTCAAACATCTAGCC ACGCGCATCATCGATTTGTTGCTGAAGAATGTGATTGGGGATTCACTCGATTTGTCGACTTGCGAAAGTTGTACACAGCGGATCCTGCCAACGGAAAGAATAGACCGACGATTGAGAATGATGAAGTGGAGATTACAGCTTTCGTGCGAGTGTTGAAGGATCCCACGGGCGTTTTGTGGCACAATTTTGTCAA TTACGATTCCAAGAAGGAGACTGGTCATGTTGGTTTGAAGAACCAAGGCGCTACGTGTTACATGAACTCTCTCTTGCAATCTCTTTTCTGTACCAATTATTTCCGAAAA GCTGTCTACCAAATACCCACCGAAGACGACATTCCATCCGAAAGTTTGGCTTTGGCTCTTCAACGCGTATTTTATCACCTTCAGACGTCCAACCAACCCGTAGGAACCACCGAGCTCACAAAATCTTTTGGATGGAAATCCCTCGATTCTTTCATGCAACACGACGTCCAAGAGTTCAGCCGTATCCTTCAAGACAAGTTGGAAatcaagatgaagggaaCTCCTGCCGAAGGCGCCATTCCGAAGCTGTTCAAGGGTCAGATGAAGAACTACATCAAGTGCATCGACGTTGATTTTGAGTCGTCAGTGATTGAAGACTTCTATG ATATCCAGCTTACCATCAAGGGACTGAAGGATTTACGAGCTTCCTTCAAGGAATATGTGTCTGTTGAGACACTCGATGGCGAGAACAAGTATCAAGCGGAGGGACACGGTTTGCAGGCTGCGAGAAAGGGCGTCATTTTCAAATCATTCCCTCCagttcttcatcttcagctGCGCCGTTTTGAATATGACGTAGAGAAGGATGCTTTGGTCAAGATTAATGACCGTCACGAGTTCCCCTTCGAGATTGATTTAGGAGAATTTCTCGATGAGTCGGCCGACCGGGCCCAGTCCCATGTCTATAAGCTCCACGGTGTCCTCGTGCACTCTGGTGATCTTCACGGCGGCCACTATTTCGCTCTCATCAAACCTGAAAAGGATGGTCGCTGGTACAAATTTGATGATGACAGAGTTACGCCCGTCACAGACAAGGAGGTCTTGGAAGACAATTATGGCGGAGACATGTTGAACGGTCTTGtccctcctcatcagaGAACTCAGGCTAGAACTCTCAAAAAGTTCACCAACGCCTACATGTTGGTTTATATAAGGGAAACAGAGCTTGACACAGTGTTGGCTCCCTTTACAGAGAGTGACACACCTCCTCATTTGA AGGCTCGCTTGGATCACGAGAGGGAGCAGCTCGAGGCtaagaagagggagaaggatgaacAGCACCTGTACTTGACAGCCAAAGTCATCACCGACGAAATCTTCTCCCAACACCAAGGTTTCGATCTTGCCTCCTTTGAGGACAAGAATATCCCAGCCACCGACCTGCCTACTTTCCGGGTATTGAAGAATGAGAGCTATCCGACTTTCAAGAGCAGGATTGCTTCCCACTTTAAGATTCCAGAGCGCGACTTCCGTTTGTGGGTACTTGTAAATAGACAAAACAAGACAACGCGACCCGATGTCCCTATCCACGAGAATGACAACACCCAAA CAATGGAAAATATCCGTAATTCAATGGCTGCTCGAGCTTCTGATCTCAAATTATACCTCGACTACAATCCTGACCATGCCAGATTTAACGAG CTGCATGCTGAGGGCAAGGAGCCACCCATCATGATCTTCCTCAAGTGGTTCGACTGTTCTCGTCAGACGCTGTTAGGCCAAGGGAAGGTGTTTGTCGACAAGTACCAAAAAGTTTCAGACTTGTTGGGTATCATACAGGAAAGGATGGGTTGGCCATCTTCAACGCCTATCAAGCTCTACGAG GAAATCAAGGCAGGTATGATTGAGGGAATGAAGTTGAAGCAATCCTTCATTCAAAATGAAATCCAAGACGGAGATATCATCTGTTACCAGGTAGAACTTCCCGAGAAAGA AATTGCCGATTTGGAAGCGCAATCATTGTACTCTAGCGTTCCACAATTCTACGACTTCCTCCAAAACCGAATCCTTGTTCACTTCAAGCCTCGTTATGAAGACAGGGCGGCCAGCGTGCCCGAATTCGATCTCATGCTGAGTAAGAAGATGACGTATGACGTT ATGGCGCACCGAGTTGGGGAATTCCTGAAACACGACCCTTTGAAGTTGAGATTTACCTCGGCTCATAACCAAAACGGTGCTCCTAAAGCTATCGTCAAGCGTTCGTTGAATCAAAGTGTGGCGGATATTACCCAGACCAGCTACTACAACCAGCATGCTCACATCTGCATCTATTACGAGTTACTGGATATCAGTATCATTGAGTTGGAAACGAAAAAATCACTGAAGGTTGTCTGGACAGGAAGACAcaataaagaagaa GCGACACATTCATTCTTATTGCCCAAAACCTGCACGTTCAATGACGTGGCCGATAACATGTTGAAGCTCGTCAAACTCGAACCTAATGGCAGCGGCAAGATTAGAATCTTCGATGTCTCACCCTCTGGTCGATCTCCACGTGAACATACTGGTTCAGAAATGATTGGAAATCTTCCTGAATCAGCTGAGTTATATGCGGAGGAGATTCCCGTTGAAGAGCTACAAGCCGGCGAGGGCACCAAGATTGTGAATGTGTTCCACTACAGCAGAGACCCTTCCAGGACCCATGGTGTTCCCTGCAAATTTGTTTTGCACGAG GGAGAGCCCTTTTCTGAGACCAAAGCACGATTGCAAGAGAGGATCGGTGTTCCTGAAAAGGAATTTGCCAAATATAAGTTCTCTTTAGTGACCTCAACGGTATTCAAGCAACCCTCCATTGTGGAAGAAA ACGACATCATCTATGATCACAAGTGGGCGCCAGATGATGCTCTTGGTCTCGACCATATCGATAGGCGGCCAAACAAGGCGAACGTTGAAAAGGGTATTGTAATGAGATAG
- a CDS encoding hypothetical protein (HMMPfam hit to adh_short, short chain dehydrogenase, score: 179.5, E(): 6.6e-51), whose protein sequence is MPITLDFTGKLVLVTGGGRGIGLAISKALAEAGADVAISYTSKDATPVAKELSDKYGTKVRAFKCEITKSSEVDALVEEVKKEYGKDVDIGVANAGVSLWKDAHENTDEDFQSIFAVNTFGPYYLSRALVRSWLGLPVPVNSASDPIDVANMKNVDLKKQILFVSSISALVAMNPQRQSAYNASKGAVTMLAKSLAGEWSHIGVAINSISPGYVSTDMIANPPDATASTWVKEWEKRTPVGRFATADEIGGFVATLLSDKMGGMGFMAGSDIVVDGGYTIF, encoded by the exons ATGCCAATTACTCTCGACTTTACCGGCAAACTCGTGCTCGTCACTGGAGGCGGACGAGGAATTGGTCTAGCAATCTCCAAGGCTCTTGCCGAAGCTGGCGCCGACGTTGCTATCAGTTACACTTCAAAGGATGCCACACCCGTCGCCAAGGAGCTGTCTGACAAGTATGGGACGAAAGTCAGGGCCTTCAAATGCGAGATCACGAAAAGTAGCGAGGTGGATGCGTTGGTtgaggaggtgaagaaggagtatGGTAAAGATGTTGATATCGGCGTTGCGAATGCTG GTGTATCACTCTGGAAAGACGCTCATGAGAACACCGATG AGGATTTTCAATCCATCTTCGCCGTCAATACCTTTGGGCCTTACTACCTTTCGCGTGCCCTCGTTCGATCCTGGCTTGGTCTGCCCGTACCCGTGAACTCTGCCAGCGACCCAATCGATGTCGCCAATATGAAGAACGTCGACCTCAAAAAACAAATTCTTTTTGTATCTAGTATCTCGGCGCTCGTGGCTATGAACCCTCAGAGACAATCAGCTTATAACGCAAGTAAAGGGGCTGTCACGATGCTGGCAAAG AGTTTGGCGGGCGAATGGTCTCATATTGGTGTTGCCATCAACTCAATTTCTCCT GGCTACGTGTCCACCGATATGATCGCCAATCCTCCCGACGCCACTGCCTCAACATGGGTCAAAGAATGGGAGAAGCGCACCCCTGTCGGCCG ATTCGCTACGGCCGACGAAATAGGAGGTTTCGTCGCTACGCTTTTGTCTGATAAGATGGGTGGGATGGGTTTCATGGCTGGGTCGGATATTGTGGTGGATGGAG GATACACCATCTTCTGA